A single window of Drosophila suzukii chromosome 3, CBGP_Dsuzu_IsoJpt1.0, whole genome shotgun sequence DNA harbors:
- the Usp5 gene encoding ubiquitin carboxyl-terminal hydrolase 5 yields the protein MEELRKHLSKVNVPCGSGTGSPPIYKDECVYSYDNPETPTGLYVCLHSFLGFGESYVREYADKTGNQVFLHIQRVKTPKEGAADTEAECDPESEAGPERKITRLAIGVEGGYNESDMAKKYEIKDTYSIVVAPHLDKKLPYPDPELPMRVTQAVEAILAADSAIAKLEKATLMGTWDGEVRQASKYAENLQQLDNGKKIPPAGWQCEKCDLTNNLWLNLTDGSIMCGRKFFDGSGGNDHAVEHYRVTGYPLAVKLGTITADGKSDVFSYPEDDMVLDPHLERHLSHFGINMAAMKKSEKSMVELELDINQRIGEWSALTESESELQPLAGPGYTGMRNLGNSCYINSVMQVLFMIPDFQQRYVGSGAERYFKEFPSDPANDFDIQMAKLGTGLQSGKYSSIAENTLDTDHSTGISPAMFKNIVGKNHPDFSTKQQQDANDFYLHLLTLLDRNSRNQTNPADALKFLLEDRVECLASRKVKYKTREEYSFRLPIPLEKATNLDEVREFQEREKAARETGQRLVDRDIVRHKVPLQACLERFFGPELIEQFYSTAIEGKTNARKITRLATMPDCLMIHLGKFTLGDDWVPKKLDVSVDMPDELDLSTWRSAGGLQAGEEALPEPAAEQVKFAFDEAVMSELLTMGFPPEACKRACFHTKNSGLEAASNWLMEHIADEDISEPFVVPNNRIGDCAANQFVANPESLAMLMSMGFDERQAVAALKATDGNVERATDWIFSHADSIGVEEVSPASDAPVAAPSSEPNKSNYRDGAGKYRLVAFISHMGTSAQVGHYVCHIRKKGEWVIFNDSKVAKSQNPPKDLGYLYLYMREQ from the exons ATGGAGGAACTACGCAAGCATTTATCCAAGGTGAACGTGCCCTGCGGCTCTGGAACAGGAAGTCCTCCGATCTACAAGGACGAGTGTGTCTATTCCTACGACAATCCCGAGACGCCCACCGGTTTGTACGTGTGCCTGCACAGCTTCCTGGGCTTCGGCGAGTCGTATGTGCGGGAGTATGCCGACAAGACCGGCAACCAGGTCTTCCTCCACATCCAGCGGGTGAAGACGCCCAAAGAGGGTGCCGCCGATACAGAGGCGGAGTGCGATCCCGAATCGGAGGCGGGGCCGGAGAGGAAGATCACCCGCTTGGCCATCGGCGTGGAGGGCGGCTACAATGAGTCCGACATGGCCAAGAAGTACGAGATCAAGGACACCTACAGCATCGTGGTGGCCCCGCACCTGGACAAGAAGCTACCCTATCCCGATCCGGAGCTGCCCATGCGCGTCACCCAGGCGGTGGAGGCGATCCTGGCCGCGGATTCGGCCATTGCCAAGCTGGAGAAGGCCACGCTGATGG GCACCTGGGATGGAGAAGTGCGTCAGGCCTCCAAATACGCGGAGAACCTGCAGCAGCTGGACAACGGCAAGAAGATCCCACCGGCAGGATGGCAGTGCGAGAAGTGCGATCTAACGAACAACCTCTGGCTGAATCTCACCGATGGCTCTATCATGTGCGGACGCAAGTTTTTCGACGGCAGCGGCGGCAATGACCACGCCGTGGAGCACTACCGGGTGACGGGTTACCCGCTGGCGGTCAAACTGGGCACCATTACCGCCGATGGCAAGTCAGATGTGTTCTCCTACCCGGAGGACGACATGGTACTCGATCCCCATCTCGAGCGCCATCTCTCCCACTTTGGCATCAACATGGCGGCGATGAAGAAGAGCGAGAAGTCAATGGTGGAGCTGGAGTTGGACATTAACCAGCGCATTGGCGAGTGGTCGGCGctgacggagagcgagagtgAGCTGCAGCCGCTGGCCGGTCCTGGCTACACTGGCATGCGCAACCTGGGCAACTCCTGCTACATCAACAGCGTGATGCAGGTGCTTTTCATGATCCCAGATTTCCAACAGCGATACGTGGGCAGCGGAGCCGAACGCTATTTCAAGGAGTTCCCCAGCGACCCCGCCAACGACTTTGACATTCAGATGGCCAAACTGGGCACTGGTCTGCAGTCCGGCAAGTACAGCAGCATTGCCGAAAACACGCTGGACACCGATCACTCCACCGGAATATCGCCGGCCATGTTCAAGAATATTGTGGGCAAGAACCACCCAGATTTCAGTACCAAACAGCAGCAGGATGCCAACGATTTCTATCTGCATTTGCTCACCCTGCTGGACAGGAATTCCAGGAACCAAACCAATCCCGCAGATGCTTTAAAGTTTCTGCTGGAAGATCGCGTCGAATGTCTGGCCAGCCGCAAGGTCAAGTACAAGACACGCGAGGAATACAGCTTCCGGTTGCCCATTCCACTGGAAAAGGCCACCAATCTGGATGAAGTGCGGGAGTTCCAAGAGCGCGAGAAGGCGGCCCGCGAAACTGGACAACGACTGGTGGATCGGGACATTGTGAGGCACAAAGTGCCTCTgcaggcctgcttggaacgGTTTTTCGGCCCGGAGCTGATTGAGCAATTCTACTCAACTGCCATTGAGGGCAAGACGAATGCCAGGAAAATCACGCGACTGGCCACCATGCCCGACTGCCTGATGATTCATCTGGGTAAGTTCACGCTGGGCGACGACTGGGTGCCCAAGAAGCTGGATGTTTCCGTAGACATGCCCGATGAACTGGATCTAAGCACCTGGCGTTCGGCAGGAGGCCTGCAGGCTGGAGAGGAGGCTCTTCCTGAGCCCGCGGCGGAGCAGGTGAAGTTCGCTTTCGACGAAGCGGTCATGTCCGAGCTGCTTACCATGGGCTTTCCCCCAGAGGCCTGCAAGCGGGCCTGTTTCCACACAAAGAACAGTGGCCTAGAAGCGGCTTCCAACTGGCTAATGGAGCACATTGCTGACGAAGACATCTCGGAGCCATTTGTGGTGCCCAACAATCGCATTGGAGACTGCGCGGCCAACCAGTTTGTGGCCAATCCCGAGAGCCTGGCCATGTTAATGAGCATGGGCTTCGACGAACGCCAGGCGGTGGCCGCTTTGAAGGCAACTGATGGAAACGTGGAGCGCGCCACCGATTGGATATTCTCGCACGCCGACTCCATTGGCGTTGAAGAAGTATCCCCCGCCTCGGATGCACCCGTTGCAGCACCTTCTTCAGAACCAAACAAGAGCAACTACCGCGATGGGGCCGGCAAGTACCGGCTGGTGGCCTTCATATCGCACATGGGCACTTCCGCCCAGGTGGGGCACTACGTCTGCCACATTCGCAAAAAGGGCGAGTGGGTGATCTTTAACGACAGCAAGGTGGCCAAGTCGCAGAACCCGCCCAAGGACCTCGGCTACCTGTATCTCTACATGCGCGAACAGTAG